AATCTCTACAAGAATATGAAATCCTAAATCTCCTGCCAGCTTTTTGATATCCTGTTCTGAAAATTTCTGAGAAATTTCCATATCTATCCACTCATCTTTTTTAAAGCGGAACAAATGCTTTCCCACTTGAACTTCCTGATCGCAAAGGCTTACCAGAAAACTTCTGCAAGCCCCTGAAATAGGATCATAATTTTGATAATGCTGGAAATTATCCACGTTGAAATCACCCTTCAGCTCTCTGTTGATTCTTGTCAGAAGATTAAGATTGAATGAAGCGGTAATTCCCGCAGGATCGTTGTATGCAGCAAGAATAGTCTTCGGATTCTTTTTGAGATCAAAACCTACAAGAAACAAATCTCCTGCATTCAGTTTTCTTTTCACTTCACTGCAGAAATGTCTGGCTTCTTCACTTTCCATATTGCCAATATTTCCGCCTAAGAAAAGAACTACTTTTTTTCTTTTCGAAATTCCGGCCGCTTTATCAAGCATACTAAAATACTCTCCTTCTAAGGGTACTATTTTAAGCTCCGGCAGCTTTTTCGTTAGATTTTCCTGCAAAACAGAAAGAATATTCCCGGAAATATCAATGGGCATATAAGTAAAATCCATCCCTTTATCTACTAGATTTTTGAGTAGGTAAGATGATTTCATGGCATCGCCTGCCCCCAATTCTATAAGATCAAAAGATTCATTGATATTGGAAATTGCTTTTGCGAGTTCTTCTGTTTTATTTTGAAATATATCCAGCTCACAATTGGTAAGATAATATTCCGGCATGGCCATAATCTGCTGAAAAAGACGGTCGCCAGTTTTGTCGTAAAAATATTTTGAAGACAATTTCTTCGGATAAGTGGACAATCCTTTTAAAATATCCGAGCCGAAATTGTCGGTATAATCATTATTAAAACGATAATCCTGTTTTATCTGTACGTTCATAGTTTATATTTTGGTTGGGTGATTCATTGAATACAACTATCTTGCCGACACTTTTAATTACTTTTTGTCAGACTGTAAGCTTCTCCAATTCATATAATTAAAGATAGGCTTTATTAATGATTTTATGCTACCACATCTTATTTTATTGATGAAATTCTGAACATTTTTAAGTACTACACCTTGATACAATTGCATTTTCAGGGCTTTTTTTCCTAAAAAATTAATTATAGAATTGGTAATTAAAACCTCATCTTCAAAATCTAAGAGAAATACACCTTAATTTAAATCAATATCAGTTTTCGAAGTCTTTAAATCATTAAATTAGCACAGAATTAAATGCGCTAAGATTTCTATGAAAAATATGTTCTGTGTATTGCTCCTTTCTTTGGTACAACCTGTACTGGCACAAACCAAACTGGAAAAAGCAATTACCAATCTTGAAGATCATTACGAGCAGGAAAAAGTATATCTCCTTACAGACAAATCACAGTATGCTGCAGGTGACAAAATCTGGTTTAAAAGTTTTGTTTTCGACGGATATAACCGTTCCACATTGTCTACTACCCTATTTGTTGAATTGTACAGTTCTGATAAAAAACTAATCGACTGGAAGACTATACTCCTTACCAATGGTGAAGGCAGCGGAGATTTTCAGCTGAAAGAAGATCTTCCTGAGCAGGTTTACTTTGTGAGAGCTTATACTCCTTACATGACGAATTTTAGTGAAGATTTTCAGGTCGTAAAAGCACTTCCGGTTTACAATCCGAATTCCAAGGAAGCACTGGTGGTTTCCAAAAGTTCTGACTGGTCTGCCAAAGCTTTTCCGGAAGGAGGAACTTTTATCAATGGTATGCCTACAAAATTTGCGATAAGATTATCTGCTAACGCATCTCTGCCGGAAAGCTGGTCGGGAAAAGTAATTGACACGCAAAATCCTAAAACTCCTATAGCAACCTTTAAATCTTTTGATAAAAATGTTGCTTCGTTTAAAATAACTCCGGCATCCGGAAAGAAATACCAGGCTGTCATTCAGGATAATACAGGAAAAAGCCAGACCATAGATCTTCCGCAGGTAGCAGACACGGGTCTTACTATAGAAGTTAACAGTTCCAAAGAAGGCATTAAATATACTTTGAAAGGTGTTAATTTAAAACAACAGCTTCAAGGGTATAAAATTGTCGGATTTATCAATAACCACCTTGCTTACAGGGCAAACATCAATCATCTGACCAATGATGCATCCAGTCTCATTCCTACAAAAGTGAGCAATGGAGCTAATGCTGTTTTTCAGCTGGCCGTTTTTGATGATCAGGATAATCTTGTTGCCCAAAGACTTTGTTTCATAAGACCGGGTAATTTAAAGATTGAAAAAGCAGAAATAGTAGGTCAGAGCTTAAAACCTACTCCAAGAGCTTTCAACAGCATTGATCTTTCTCCGGAATCTTATTTCAAAAATTATACTGTTCTGGTAAGTGAAGATAATGGCACACAAAGCCCGGACGAAGAAAATATTCTGAGCGGACTTTGGTTAACAGGAGATTTTACTTCAAAAATAGACAGCCCGGCACAATATTTTTCTAAAACCGCCAATACTGAAGCTTTGGATGCTCTGCTTATTTCCGAAACCTGGAAAAGATTTGACTGGAATTCTGTCCTTAGCGGTTCCGCACCTGCCATTAAAACCGTTTCTCAGCAGTTTCTTTCTTACAGGGTGAAACCTATTAAGAATAATGCGCTAATGGTCAATTCTACAGTAAATTTAGTATTGAGAGCCGGTAAAGGAGAACCTATTATTAATCAGTTTCAAACGGATCAAAACGGATATGTTTATTTGAATAACATTAACACGGATGAACCTTTGAATGTTTCATTATTTGTGAACGCAGAAAAAGACAAAGATTCCGGTAATGATAATCTTTTTGTCACAGTAGAACCCTTGGTGAATCCTACCGAATTTAAAGGAAATTTCCCAGGCACAAAATACACATTGGTAAAATCCGGTGAAAACAAAACGCTTCCCCCAGCCATTGCCAGAGCTATCAATACTCAGAAAAACATTAAAAAGAATGAGAGTAATGATATCCAGATTCAGGAAGTAGCATTGGTAGGAAAAAAGAAAGACCCAAAAGAAGAGCTGGATAAACAACTTTCCACCGGAATGTTCAGCTCCCTCAATTCTACGGTATTCGACTTCGTTAATGAAGACCAGCATGCTGCAGGATCAATGAATATTCTGGACTGGCTTCAGGGAAAAGCTGCCGGATTAACTTTTCAGAGAAATAATTCCGGGGTGAATGTACCTTACATCCGTGGTCAGCAGGCTAAGCTGTTTTTAGATGAAGTATCAACAGATCCCAGTATGATCGCCAGCCTTCCCATTGATAACATCGCGATGGTAAAAATCATTAAAGGATCAGGATTAATAGGTGATGCCGTAGCCATCTACACAATGAAGGGCAATATGAAATCTAAAAGTACCCAAAAAGAAACCTCTAATAATAACTCAGCGGTCATTAAAGGATATGACAGACCTTCTGAATTCCCTATTGAAATGATAGATGATAGTGCCAAGGAAAAAATTGAAAGTGATACCCGCGAAACCCTGTACTGGAATCCTAATTTATTTGACAGTGATTATGTTCCGCCAAGAATTAAATTTTTAATAATGACAGTGCGAAACAATTTAAAGTACTGATCATAAGCTTTGATGAAGATGACAATCTTCTTTTTGATCAGCAGATTATGAAATAATATTTTTCTTATAAAAGGATCCGAAAATGATTCTACGTTAAACACATATTGGGACAAGTCTACACTCAGACATGTCCCTTTTTTTGAATGGATTTTCAAAAGCCCCATCACATAAACACTATGGATGGTTTATTTTTCTAATCTATGAATAAGGTTTTTTATTTCAGATGGATTCAATTCTGTTTTCGTTTCTGTGGCTAAAATATTTTTTAAAATGGTGATCTGAGCCGCTTTTAAAGCATCTTTGGCTTTTACCTCCTGGTCCGGGCTCACACCAATATGCTCCCAGTTTTTATGATCTACCACAGAACTTACTTTCCCTGTAGGAACAAGCAATAAATATTGATTCTGAATGACAAAATGATCTACCGGATTGGCTGCTCCAGGTGTTTTCTCACCTATTATTTCAGCCAGTTTATGCTGCTGCAAAAAGTAAGCAAGTGCTTCCGCTGCGGAAAAAGTATTTTTACTGGTAAGGAGATAGATTTTTTTATGGAGATACTTTGCTCCCAAAACATCTGGTTGTGTACTGTTCATCACTGTTTTATCCTCATGTCTGAAATAGGTGGTATAGAGATTTGTCTTCTTATCAAAAAAATAACTGCAGAACAGGAGAAGCATATCATTATCTCCTCCTTGATTTTCTCTGAGATCAATAATCAAAGCGTTCGTATTGGCAACAAAATTCATAGCAGCAGCTAAGGTATTGGTACTGGATTTCAATGAAGCAAAGCCTTTATAACTAATATACCCTATATTCCCCTCCAATCGCTGAACACTTTCAAAACCAAAATTCTCAAGACTGTTGTGAAAATCATGCAGTTTCTCCTTTTCTTTTTCATCCATTACCTTTTCGGGGCTATAGTTTTCCAGATATCTGAAAGAAAAATGGTAGTCTTTTATCTCCGATCTCAGTTTCCTGCCGAGAAGCGATGCAAAATCATTTTTATTCAATCTATTAAATGTTCCTTTTTTAAGATCGCTTTGAAATAGCGAATCCACTTTTTTGTAAGCTTCTTTATCAATATAATAACGCTTCACTTTTTCTGTAATTTCAGAAAGAACGATCGTTTTTTCATCCTTCTGTGCATACGATAACAGGGAATGAAAAAGAACAATTCCGGTCAGTAATTTTTTCATGGGAAATGGGTATTGACATTTAATAAATTGAAATTCTCTTTACTTGTAAAAGATTCATTTTTCATGTTACAGTTATTTCAGAACATTATCATAAATATTATTCAGCAGATCCTGTCTCATTTTTGAATTTCTCTGATCAAGAAGGATGATAATGCCCCATTTTTTAGCCCTGTTGTAACATATAATGGAAGACTGTCCCATAGAATCCCCGGATTTTAAATAAAGGGTATTCTGATCATCCGTTGAAATATTTAGCCCTAACCCCATTTCTCTTTTTTCATCTTTGTAAAAGATTTTTTCCTCCATTGCGGAAGCCTGCCCTATTCTGGTCTTATCATTCAAGACAGCTTTTAAAAACCTGATCATATCAACGGCATTAGATTTCACTAATCCCGCAGGTGCTGTAACATTCCAATTGAAGAATTCCTGGATTCCTCCTTCCGGATTGTGGGCCGTTGTTCTGTTTTTCACATTAAAATCTTTGGTTAGTGTCGTTTTCATTTTCAATGGATCTGTCATCTTTTCTCTGATAATGACATCATAGCTTTTACCATATATTTTTTCCAGAATCTGCCCAAGTAAAGTATATCCAATGGTAGAATACCGGTATTTACCATAATCTTTAAGCTCATTACAGTTATTGATTAAAGATGTCAATGTATTTTGGGTAACACTGCTTACAGGCTGCTGGGGGTTCAGTTCTATTAATTTTGGAAAGTCTATATCGGGTAAACCAGATTGATGTGATGCGAGATCTGAAATCCTGATTTTGTTTTTAAGATTTTCATTTAATACATATTCTTTGGGAAGAAAACCATCTATATAATCATCCAGCTTTATTTTACGCTCAATAACCGCCTGGGCAATTAAATTTGAAGTTAAAATTTTAGTGATTGACGCAATTTCAAATAGAGAGTTTTTGTCAATTTTAGCCTGGCTTTCCGCATTTAGCTTACCATAGGAAGTATAATATTCTTCGGTATCATTAATGAAACCAACACTGATCCCTACACCTGGATTTTTTTTATAATTATCCTGTATAATAGAATCAATCTTTGTGGAAATTTTTTGTCCAAAAGAAAAGCTGCTTAGGAATAACAGTACTGCTAAAAATTGAAATGATGTTTTCATTGTATCGTTTTTTTTAATGTTAAAAATTTATTTCGATACAAAGATGTGGAAGACCCTGAAGTTATGCGACCGAATAAAAGTAATCGTTCTCATTTGCCCTGGAAAATAAGTACTAATCTTTCAGAAAAAGAGTACGAATAATTACAAACAACTGAATTACAGATTCTTTCGATAGTAAGTTGGCGTATTACCAGTATGCTTTTTAAAAGCAGTATTAAAGGACGATTTTGAATTAAAACCAACTTCATACAGAATTTCAAGGATTGTTACCTTACTTTTAGTTTCATCTTTCAAGATAGCCATTGCATTTTCTATACGATAGCTATTTACAAAATCATAAAAATGCTGCCCCAACTGATGATTGATTAAAAGAGACAAATCCCGGACAGGAATTCCAATTTCACCAGAAATATCCTGAATCGTGAGTGAAGAATTAAGAAAAGGTTTTTTATCGATCATATAATTTTTTAATCTCAAAATCTCCTCCTTATATTCCCTGTCATTGGTTACAGATTCTTCATTACTTTTTTCTTCTGAAACCATCTCAGCCACCAGTTTCAATTTTGAATCTACGTTTCTGAAAAGCTCCGGATTATTTAATGCCTTGAAAAGATACCAGCAAATAATGAAAAGTGATAATAACAAAAGCCCAGCCTTTATCAATTCTGAAATGTGTACATAATCTGAAAATTTAAGAATATTTTTTAGAAGAGCTATAGCATATACAATGCACAAAACAATCGTAAACTGGAACAGCCAATTGTAAGAATTTAGACTTTTCCCTGCATAATTTTCAAGATAAAGCGTCTTCGATTTTCTTAATACCCTGAAAACCGCAACGAAATAGATAACCATCTGAACGTGCAGCAGAATATGATTAAATTTCAGTTCTATCATGCTCTGTCGGTTTTCAATAAAGTGAATTTTTGATGCCGTATCTACACCATAAAAACGAGGCAGTAAAGCCAGATTAGCTATTAAAAACGGTAGTGCGTGCAGCAGATGTTTGGGTTTAAGTTTAAAATCTGAATAACAAACGGATAAAACGTAGAGATAAAAAACCGGGATTTGCAGGAAAACAAGCATATTTTTAAATATTCCCGGATTGGATGGCCCATCCACAAACAAATTAAACAAAGGTTCACTAATATCTATAGCGTTAATCATAAGAAAAACAGCAAATAAAACATTGCTTACCCTGTATTTGGTTTTTACGGTAACGAGGAAAATAGCAAGAAGCACTGAAATGAATACAGAAACCGAAGCTACAATAATTAATAAATTATTTTTATCCATTCCTGATTCTTCTTTGTTTCTGGTTATTTTATTTTACGTTTTTATGGGAATTCCGGTAGTCTTTTTACCATTCAAAATCCAACACGTGCAAATATAAAAATTAGATTGATATGGTCTGAATTTTTTACCAATCATATGATGAGGTTGGAGGCTGGAAGAGTGAATATATGAAGGTATAAATAATAATTTTCTGCATTTTTATAGTGGTCTTCAATAACGATAACCGTTACAATCTTTATTTTTTAAACGCAAAGATAAATTCAATCTATTTATTCAAAAGGAAGCAAAGAGAATCGACAAAGTCGATGATGAAGCCGTATGGCTATGCAACCGCTTAAAAAAATCAACAAAGTTGAATCCTTCTTTGTCCCCTCAAAATAGTACCAATACATTATAAACCCTTTAGTTTGTACTTATAAAGTTAAATTAAAGATTATTAGCTTTCCCGTTATTAATCTTTTCACAAGAAACAGGGTGAATCATTACATAAACAAGGTTCTCAGACCTATGCAAAGATTATGACCCCTGTTTCTTTGAGAGTAAGGTCATAATAGAAATTCAGGTTAACGACCTATTATCAAGGGCTTAGACAACACTCTCATTGTGGAAAAAACATTTTTCTTATGAAACAAAAATACGTAATAGGAATTGATGTGTCCAAATCAAAATTGGACTGTACTGCAATAAGTTCCACTTTACAAATTCAGAGTGAAACAGTTATTGCCAATAATGAAAAAAGCATACAATCTTATCTGAAAGAAATGCTAAAAGTACTAAAGGTCAAAAAAGAAGATATACTTATTTGTTGCGAAAACACAGGTATTTATAATCGTCCTTTAGAGAGAATTTGTGTAAAATCAGGTCTCAATTTATGGGTAGAACATGCTTTGAGAATTAAGCGTGCAAGCACTGATATGCGGGGCAAAAGTGATCGTAAAGATGCACTTCGAATCGCTGAATATGGAGTAAGATATAATGACAGGGCTATTATTTATTCCGAGCCTTTAGATCATGTAAAACAAATGCAGATTCTGACTAAGAGCAGGGAAACCTTACTATCTCAAAAAATAGCTATCCATAATCAATTAAGGGAAGCTGTAAGCCATGATAGATTCGAATATAACCTACTGGTTCAATCTTATAAAAAAGTCTTGAAAACCCTGGAAGTCTCTATTAAAGAAATAGAAGAGAAAATTGAATTACTCACCAATGAAGATCATGATATAAGACGCAGTAAAGAGCTTTTAACTTCTATCCCAGGAATTGGAAATATATGTGCTGTCAATTTAATAGTCATTACAAATAATTTTCAATCATTCAGAAATGCAAAGCATCTGGCATGTTATATCGGAGTTGTTCCATTCAAAAATGAATCGGGAGGAATTATAAAAAAAGAAAGAGTATCAAAAATGGCCAATACTAAAATTAAAAAACTACTTCATATGGCTGCAATGGCTACCATAAGATCAGATCAAGAATTAAAAGCTTACTTCCATAGAAAAGTAAGCCAGGGAAAAAATAAAATGAGTGTTTTAAATGCCGTAAAGAACAAACTTGTCCACAGGATTATCGCGGTAATTAATCGAAATGAGCATTTTATCTCAAAAAACGAATTAACACTAAATGAAGAAAAAAATTCTTGCATATTAACATAGAAATCCTTTAGTGTGGTCTCGATATTATCAATTAAACAATATACTCTCGTCAAGGCTTAAAACTTTGACGAGAATATCAATAAAGTCTCAAATTATAAGAACCATTTCTATCTACACCCCAAGCCAATACAATTCCCACAAAAATTTCAAAAAAAACATCATCTTTCAAAAGAAACTCC
The nucleotide sequence above comes from Chryseobacterium sp. 7. Encoded proteins:
- a CDS encoding IS110 family transposase encodes the protein MKQKYVIGIDVSKSKLDCTAISSTLQIQSETVIANNEKSIQSYLKEMLKVLKVKKEDILICCENTGIYNRPLERICVKSGLNLWVEHALRIKRASTDMRGKSDRKDALRIAEYGVRYNDRAIIYSEPLDHVKQMQILTKSRETLLSQKIAIHNQLREAVSHDRFEYNLLVQSYKKVLKTLEVSIKEIEEKIELLTNEDHDIRRSKELLTSIPGIGNICAVNLIVITNNFQSFRNAKHLACYIGVVPFKNESGGIIKKERVSKMANTKIKKLLHMAAMATIRSDQELKAYFHRKVSQGKNKMSVLNAVKNKLVHRIIAVINRNEHFISKNELTLNEEKNSCILT
- a CDS encoding serine hydrolase domain-containing protein; this encodes MKTSFQFLAVLLFLSSFSFGQKISTKIDSIIQDNYKKNPGVGISVGFINDTEEYYTSYGKLNAESQAKIDKNSLFEIASITKILTSNLIAQAVIERKIKLDDYIDGFLPKEYVLNENLKNKIRISDLASHQSGLPDIDFPKLIELNPQQPVSSVTQNTLTSLINNCNELKDYGKYRYSTIGYTLLGQILEKIYGKSYDVIIREKMTDPLKMKTTLTKDFNVKNRTTAHNPEGGIQEFFNWNVTAPAGLVKSNAVDMIRFLKAVLNDKTRIGQASAMEEKIFYKDEKREMGLGLNISTDDQNTLYLKSGDSMGQSSIICYNRAKKWGIIILLDQRNSKMRQDLLNNIYDNVLK
- a CDS encoding S41 family peptidase produces the protein MKKLLTGIVLFHSLLSYAQKDEKTIVLSEITEKVKRYYIDKEAYKKVDSLFQSDLKKGTFNRLNKNDFASLLGRKLRSEIKDYHFSFRYLENYSPEKVMDEKEKEKLHDFHNSLENFGFESVQRLEGNIGYISYKGFASLKSSTNTLAAAMNFVANTNALIIDLRENQGGDNDMLLLFCSYFFDKKTNLYTTYFRHEDKTVMNSTQPDVLGAKYLHKKIYLLTSKNTFSAAEALAYFLQQHKLAEIIGEKTPGAANPVDHFVIQNQYLLLVPTGKVSSVVDHKNWEHIGVSPDQEVKAKDALKAAQITILKNILATETKTELNPSEIKNLIHRLEK
- the egtD gene encoding L-histidine N(alpha)-methyltransferase codes for the protein MNVQIKQDYRFNNDYTDNFGSDILKGLSTYPKKLSSKYFYDKTGDRLFQQIMAMPEYYLTNCELDIFQNKTEELAKAISNINESFDLIELGAGDAMKSSYLLKNLVDKGMDFTYMPIDISGNILSVLQENLTKKLPELKIVPLEGEYFSMLDKAAGISKRKKVVLFLGGNIGNMESEEARHFCSEVKRKLNAGDLFLVGFDLKKNPKTILAAYNDPAGITASFNLNLLTRINRELKGDFNVDNFQHYQNYDPISGACRSFLVSLCDQEVQVGKHLFRFKKDEWIDMEISQKFSEQDIKKLAGDLGFHILVEIKDTKNWFVDSIWMV
- a CDS encoding helix-turn-helix domain-containing protein — encoded protein: MDKNNLLIIVASVSVFISVLLAIFLVTVKTKYRVSNVLFAVFLMINAIDISEPLFNLFVDGPSNPGIFKNMLVFLQIPVFYLYVLSVCYSDFKLKPKHLLHALPFLIANLALLPRFYGVDTASKIHFIENRQSMIELKFNHILLHVQMVIYFVAVFRVLRKSKTLYLENYAGKSLNSYNWLFQFTIVLCIVYAIALLKNILKFSDYVHISELIKAGLLLLSLFIICWYLFKALNNPELFRNVDSKLKLVAEMVSEEKSNEESVTNDREYKEEILRLKNYMIDKKPFLNSSLTIQDISGEIGIPVRDLSLLINHQLGQHFYDFVNSYRIENAMAILKDETKSKVTILEILYEVGFNSKSSFNTAFKKHTGNTPTYYRKNL